One Coffea arabica cultivar ET-39 chromosome 5c, Coffea Arabica ET-39 HiFi, whole genome shotgun sequence DNA window includes the following coding sequences:
- the LOC113690619 gene encoding premnaspirodiene oxygenase-like produces the protein MEITFPAFLVSILFFFLLWKFNRLFIKSSKRTDNPRKPPGPWKIPLIGSMHHLAGSLPHLALRDMAKKFGPIMHLQMGEISTVIISAAQEAKQVLKVHDIAFADRPELLASKILGYNNLDIAFSPYGDYWKQMRKICLLELLSPKSVRSFGSLREDEASKVIRSIKSSSNSPVNVTEKVFSFTNGVVCRAAFGRSFGHQDVLIPLINEAILAGGGFDIADLFPSLKFLHSLSGLKPKLLKLHHEIGQLLENIINEHKEKQTSNLVDSQSAEEDLVDVLLRLKERGDFNISTDSIKAVIWDVFAAGTETSAATLDYAMAELIRNPSVMEKAQAGLRQVLEGKETVQETDLKELNYLKAVIKETLRLHPPLPLILPRECREACKIAGYDIPIKTKVMINAWAIHRDPEVWPNPEKFKPERFLDSGIDSIGSNFEYIPFGGGRRICPGISFGSAGVELLLAKLLYHFDWSLPNGTAGPQMPDMTEILGATARRKNSLTLVATFHDPSA, from the exons ATGGAGATTACTTTTCCTGCTTTTCTTGTAAGCatcctcttcttttttcttctatgGAAGTTTAATAGGCTATTCATCAAAAGTTCCAAGAGAACTGATAATCCCAGAAAACCCCCAGGGCCATGGAAGATTCCTCTGATTGGAAGTATGCACCATCTAGCTGGTTCTTTGCCACACCTTGCTCTAAGAGACATGGCTAAAAAATTTGGACCCATCATGCATCTGCAGATGGGAGAAATATCTACAGTGATTATATCAGCAGCACAGGAAGCAAAACAAGTGCTGAAAGTTCATGACATTGCCTTTGCAGACCGACCAGAACTTCTAGCTTCTAAGATACTTGGTTACAATAACTTGGATATCGCCTTTTCACCTTACGGTGATTACTGGAAACAGATGCGAAAAATCTGTCTCCTAGAACTCCTCAGTCCCAAGAGCGTGCGGTCTTTTGGCAGTCTCCGGGAGGATGAGGCCTCGAAGGTGATTAGATCCATCAAGTCATCGTCAAACTCGCCAGTCAATGTTACTGAAAAAGTCTTCTCTTTTACGAATGGCGTAGTCTGCAGAGCAGCTTTCGGAAGGAGCTTCGGGCACCAAGATGTTCTGATACCGCTGATAAATGAGGCAATTTTAGCAGGCGGAGGTTTCGATATAGCTGATTTGTTTCCTTCGCTaaaattccttcattctttGAGTGGTTTGAAGCCAAAACTGCTAAAGCTGCATCACGAGATTGGCCAGCTGCTTGAAAACATAATCAATGAGCACAAAGAGAAGCAAACAAGTAATTTAGTTGATTCCCAATCGGCAGAGGAAGATTTAGTTGATGTCCTATTAAGACTTAAGGAAAGAGGTGACTTCAATATTTCAACAGACAGCATCAAGGCTGTTATTTGG GACGTTTTTGCAGCTGGGACCGAAACCTCTGCAGCCACATTAGACTACGCAATGGCAGAGCTGATTAGAAACCCAAGTGTGATGGAAAAGGCCCAAGCTGGGCTGAGACAGGTCCTCGAGGGGAAGGAAACAGTACAAGAGACAGACTTGAAGGAATTGAATTACCTAAAAGCAGTGATCAAAGAGACTCTGAGGCTGCACCCTCCTCTTCCACTGATACTTCCAAGAGAATGCAGGGAGGCATGTAAGATTGCTGGTTACGATATTCCCATCAAAACTAAAGTCATGATAAATGCCTGGGCAATTCATCGTGATCCTGAAGTTTGGCCGAACCCCGAAAAGTTTAAACCGGAGAGATTTCTTGACAGTGGCATTGACTCAATAGGGTCGAATTTCGAGTATATCCCATTTGGTGGAGGAAGAAGGATTTGCCCAGGAATATCATTTGGTTCGGCAGGTGTTGAGCTTCTTCTTGCTAAGCTGCTGTACCATTTTGACTGGTCACTTCCCAATGGAACTGCAGGTCCTCAAATGCCAGACATGACCGAAATCTTAGGTGCAACTGCAAGGAGAAAAAACAGCTTGACTTTAGTTGCAACTTTTCATGATCCATCTGCATAG
- the LOC113689377 gene encoding thaumatin-like protein 1 has protein sequence MKLSVLPLLLLVVSFLSSSFACTFTVANYCPFTIWPGTLAGSGTPQLPTTRFQLQSGQSLRIPAVPGWSGRIWGRTGCTFDASGVGSCQTGDCGGRLECDGMGATPPASLFEITLGAGDDKDFYDVSIIDGYNLPLIAVPLFADFSLFPLQFIC, from the coding sequence ATGAAACTTTCCGTGTTACCGTTATTGCTGCTGGTGGTCTCTTTCTTGTCTAGCTCTTTTGCCTGCACATTTACCGTAGCAAACTACTGCCCCTTCACTATATGGCCCGGTACATTAGCCGGTTCAGGGACGCCGCAGCTCCCAACCACCAGATTCCAACTGCAATCGGGGCAAAGCCTGAGAATCCCAGCTGTCCCGGGGTGGTCAGGTCGCATTTGGGGAAGAACTGGGTGCACATTCGACGCATCAGGCGTGGGGTCCTGTCAAACAGGGGACTGCGGGGGAAGGCTGGAATGCGACGGCATGGGCGCAACGCCTCCTGCCTCGCTCTTCGAGATAACCCTCGGCGCTGGAGATGACAAGGATTTCTACGATGTCAGCATCATCGACGGCTACAACCTGCCGCTCATTGCAGTGCCGCTCTTTGCAGACTTCTCTCTCTTCCCATTGCAATTCATTTGTTGA